One Nostoc sp. CENA543 genomic window, AGGATGGCGAGAGCTATGGCAATATTTTGTAAGTCTTCTATAGCTTGGCTGGCATCTTCTACGGTGTAAACTAATTCAAATTTGAATTTTGACCCTGCTGGGACACGTTCTAGTTGTCTGGGGTTGGCGGCTGCTGTTACTCTGTCAATACCGTTTTCAAATTTCCACTCGGTCATGTATAAACCAGTGTCAACTTGCTTTAACTTCTCTGCTGATTCTGTTACTAAATGACTATCACGAATAATTAATCTAGCTGGTGCATTACGTCCTCGACTAACTTGGACACAATTTTGATTTTGAATTGTGTGTGTACGATTTTTGTCTGAAAATAATCCTTCTTCTCTAGCAGTTTCTATTGGCATCCAAAATTTAGAACCACCAGTAGAGCCAAATAAGCGGCTAACTTGACAGGTTCTCGCACCTTCGTAAGCAACAAACTGTCCGCGCTCTACTTCGGTAAATCCATCAGCTAAATCATCACTTTCATAACGCCAAGTATCACTTCCCCCTGTACGATTTAGAGGCTT contains:
- the csm3 gene encoding type III-A CRISPR-associated RAMP protein Csm3 → MPVSYAQKPLLGKLTLTSHLSAETGLHIGGGGENLDIGGLDKPVIRDPLTKYPYLPGSSIKGKLRSILERLLNKPLNRTGGSDTWRYESDDLADGFTEVERGQFVAYEGARTCQVSRLFGSTGGSKFWMPIETAREEGLFSDKNRTHTIQNQNCVQVSRGRNAPARLIIRDSHLVTESAEKLKQVDTGLYMTEWKFENGIDRVTAAANPRQLERVPAGSKFKFELVYTVEDASQAIEDLQNIAIALAILEDDALGGHGSRGYGKVRFQHFNFSYRSLAQYRQMTNTQGTSEIQPFQPIANTQELLENFGNLRNYIQRLLPGNES